Genomic DNA from Hordeum vulgare subsp. vulgare chromosome 2H, MorexV3_pseudomolecules_assembly, whole genome shotgun sequence:
attcaaacttcaaattcagtgaaaatttgtattttaatgtttcaaaaaattctgaaaaaaaatacatagataaatgaaggtataatacacaagtgtgtaaattttcagaacaaaatacgttgaaatgagggctgtgcaaaaaagacaaatctgaggctgtttaacacatgttactattcatcatttcagaccatgaatttgtcttttttgtacagatcacgttttaaagtattttgacctgaaattttacacacatgtcggttacatccttacatacatgcatttttttttcagaattttttgaaccataaaaatttgaatttgaatttttcaaaaataaaggcctccatggctcccgggagccaaaacgccattctcCTTTTTATCTCCATATATAGTAATTGTGATTGGCATCCACTTTCTTCTATGCCCTTTTCTGCATGCCCACACCACTTAACTTTCCTGTTCCCCAGGTCTGTACATGGTCAACAAAATTAGACTTACACTGTTTTACTTCTCAAACCAACTGACTGTGTGAATCTGTTACCAGCTAAAAGCTGCCGCTGAAGCCGTTGGGGAGGTTaaccttgagaagaagtttggagCGGCGAGCGAGAGCTTGCGCCGGGGCATCATGTTTGCCAACTCATTGTACCTGTGATCAGTGGAGCTCCCGCTGTTGTACCATACGGGGTATATGTTAGCAGAGCAAATGTTTTTTGAAACAAGTTAGCAGAGCAAATGTAGCTGTTTTGTAATTTGTCTTTGACATGACATGGAGATGTAGCCATCGTCTGCCACAGCATAGGATGTAACCTTCTACTTTAGTAAACCCTTAGGCCGCAACTGGTTTCATCAGAAGATTAGAAGCAATCTGTTATACATCAACATTTTTGTAAGTTGTTTTTACAACGTACTATTATACCTGCCTTGTTTTTACGTGATTATGTGATGATGTGGTCAGCAGGTTTTGGATGCGTTGTCATCGAGCAATACTCTTTACATTGCCATGTCATGTGTTATCGAGTTACGAACAGGCCCTTAATTAGTTACTGAAAGATCATGTCCATGAAGATGCTTTGGGAAGTTCTTTTATATGCATTTAGAAATGTGTTCTTGAGAAATGACTGCAATGTTGAACGAACGTGATATATCAGTCCATAGCGTTATGTTTCGAACAGTAGCTGTTGTATATTGCGATGATGACCATTGTAGTTGGAGATTGCCATGTTTTTACGTGAGAATTGGGcagcaaagttttcaaaaatgttatgGCAGAATTGTTGAATTTATGGGTTCTTATGTGTGGAGCTTGCAATGTTAAGTTCAATTTTATGTGAGTTAAAGAAGTGTGTGATCAAACTGAaaccttagagcatcttcaacagtctTTGTATATTTGCACTCACTTGCTATTTTACAAATCTTAACCAAAAAACCTTCTCCAACAGCTTTTGTATAAGTGGTCTCCATCAATTTTTTTACAAAGCTTGCTATATTTTCATCCACATTTTGCATATTTACCAAGCCAAAGGTCACTTTGTAAATTTTTAGCAAGCCTCACTTTGTCTCAATGACAGGTAGGTCCGTGTACTAacgtgtgttgtgtgtgtgcgtGTACATGATTTTTTATGTACGTATACGTATGTGTGTGCTGCATGTGTACATGAACACGAGTTGTGCTAATATACATATACATGTACGTATATTAATGTGTAATGTGTCTAGCAAACTGTTCACACATATCATTGTGTGTTTTGTGCAAATATAACAATCCAGTATACAAAGGCTACCAAAGAAAAAAACATGTTGGCTTTGTAAACCTTCTCTCTCTTGCTATAACAAGTTTTTAGCAATCCAATATACAAAGGCCGTTGAAGATGCTCTTGTACCATTACAAAAGCAATAATTTTGGCAGCCACTCCCAAGCCCTTTAATTTAAGAATGCCTTCATGTTTCAAACATTCCAAGCTGAACTGACCTTCAGAGGTGACAGCACTAAAGCAGTTTAAGAAATAATAGCAAACAAATGTTCTATACCAGGACATCCGTCCATAGCCAAATGGCTCAAATTGTCGCCTCCAGAATTAAGAACAGGCTACATAATCTAGTTTCTGACGATGCCTATTACCATCATGCTACCGATATCTGGAGCATTTACATATTGCCATGACACACAGTACAGTTCAACCAGAGACACTACACTAGTTCATCCGCTGGATCTAAGAAACATTACAGAGTGCAGAGGACAGAGTACACCGTGCAGCTCCTAGAATTCGAGCAGCATCTTGATCCCCTTGAAGCACTGCAGTTCATACAAAGTTAGACCATGGACAGACTAGCGCACGGGCTCTGCTACACAAACCACATGACAGCATATGTTCACCTAAAGTTCAGTGTCTAGCCAAGAAGATAAACCAGCAATGTTCTTACCTTGTAGATCATAATCAGTTAGATATTCTCCAATGCAAAATCCCTCCATACATCCCCTTGTGCTGGCTGGCTCTCCTGATCTGTTGGGTATAAGATAATTCCTATCAAGAATTGCAATATTATACCAGCTGTTGAGTATTGACCATACGGATGCCATAACAGTGTAAAGCATTCGACTTCAACCATCTGTATTGCTCAGAAATGTACTACAGTGTTACTTATGCCTAGCAATTAAGCTCATATCACAATGAAATTGAGTTCAAGGTGTTTTTACGGTCCAAGTTTCTTCAAAGAGTAAAGATGCAAGTATGCAGTGCAAATTTTATAACCGGTAGACAATTTGAAATTGAAATTGCATTAGGAACCACTTTCAATACTAGTTTCTGAAACTGGAAACAATATTATTTGACCAATTGAAATAAGTTATATGGAAAAATTGCTAACAGAAATCATGAACTCCAGTCAGACTTGAGCCAAGCATTTGATTGTGGTTAATAGTTTACTGCTAAACAAATCAACAAACTTAGACATCCATGTTAAACACCAACGTGAGTGCACGACAGCCAAGAAAATCCTGGTATGAGAGTAGATGGTTACAAGTGATAACAATTCAATCTTAAATCCATACTCAACTGCATAGAGCACTAGAAATAACAGAATTTTTATGATGTGGCTCTAGTGAAAAAAGGCGGCTCACTTTTGTTATATGCTATACACTACCATGGTATTAGGATTTGGGAATCTAAGAGTGCAGGCCAGCAAGAGAAGAACAGTAGCAGATCACTGGTGCAATGGACGTTTATGGCCTAATGCCTCACAACCAGACACATTACCATAAAAACTAGCAGCCACAGCATATCATCAGTAAGATGCCACAACAGACACATTTCCATAACTAGCAACCACAGCATGATGCAGCCCCATGGCCTTCATTTTTGTTTTGGGAATTATGGGATAATGGTAGTTCTAGCAGTTTAGTCCCACAAATTAACCTAGCATCGCAATCTGGAGGGTCTGAGGCTGCGCCAACATAGAACACCATCACCATTAATCTAATGCCTTATCCCAGCCGGGGTCCGCCTCCCGGTGACGGCCGGATGCAGATCGGAATTGATTTAAAAACCATCACCACAAGTCACGGAGGACTGCGCGAGAGAAGGCGATAGAAAGGAAGGCGGAGGGCGGGCGTACTTGCGGTTGCGGGTGCTGGATCCTCGGTGTCCTCAGTCTTGACGGCCATCGCCGGTGGCACGGGGATATCTGCAGGGCCATTGCGGGCATCGGAAAATCGGTGAGGGCATCGATTAGGTCAGTGAGGGCAAaagggggggagagggagagggcgcgTGTACCGTCGGCGGGGAGAGTGTCGCGCATCCACTGCTCGTCGACGATGTCGATGAGGACGCCCAGGCTCAGGCTCTGGTCCTGCTCCAGCCCgcccatcttctcctccgccGCGTCGTCTCCTGTCGGCCGCCGCTACCTGGCTACCGGAGTCGTGTCCTTCGGTCGGAGTGGAGCCTGCAGTTTCCGCGAAACGGAGTGGCTGTATTTAGCCGGCCCGTGTGGTTTTGGGCCGGAATTCGGCTCAGACAGGGGACGGGCTAGTGACTAAACCCTCAAAAGTTTCTCAAAAAAAGAccaaaaaaaaaagggaaaacctTTCCATCAGCCCGCTGATCCGTGCTAGACATCGGTCAGACGCGCTGTCGTTCGATCGAGTCGATCGAATGGCTGCCTGGGCTATCTCTTTGCCCCACGTCCTCCCTATGTTACACAAAGACGAAGGGAAAAAAttatgcaacaagcaaattgtttctgaaactcgaccgttgtttcaggaattaacgagTGCAAAATTTATTTCTCgtaacaaagcgaaagtttctgcaactcggCCGTCGTTTCAGGAATGAAAGTTTCTGTAACTcggccgttgtttcaggaattgtaGGATGCCAGGCTGGGGCGGATCGGACGGCTGCGCGTGCGCAGATCGGGACAACTGCGCGTACATCGGACGGACCTCCAGGTGgcggatgtttactaaacatccgcCGGTAAATGCGTAGCAGCCCCCCCCAAAAAATAAGCCATCTCATCAAAGAAATAAAAAGGCTAAGGCCCCGTATTTTCGCGATCCCCACGCGTGGGAAAAACAAAATCCCTAAAAAAACGGTGGAAAAGAGCAAAAAATATGCTCCTTTTTACAAAAAGTATCATATATCTTATACTccatctgttcctaaatataagtctttttaaaggattcactaaaagactacatatggatgtatatagatatactttagagtatggattcatttattttgctccgtatgtagtcatctagtaaaatcttaaaaaaacttatattaagaaacggagggagtaaaagctcaccaaaaatataaaacatctcaaacataataaaaattacattaaGATTTCGAGACCATCGAAGGACAACTACTGTCGTCAAAATGAGCCGCCGACGTGCACCTATCGTTACTCCCTACCGGAGACGGCTTGACCTTGTTGATAACAACCAAGAAGTCTTCGTTTGATTCAAATTCATACGAGGATTTCAATTCTTAGAATTTTTCCCTATAATGAGAGTTTGTTTTGCatgattatatattttttgaaaattttatcaTTGCTTATTTGCATTCTATTTTAGAGAGATGATTCCATCCATTCAACCTATTGGTAAGATTCTTTGATTAACATGTGTTGACAGAACACTCTTTGATTCATATTCTTGTATATTATTCCATTTCAATCATGTGTTTTCTTATCTCAAATCATATAAAGATGAATGACTTCTTAAATAATCGTAATTATGAGTCATATATATCCTTTTGTTTTCTCCTTCTAACTCTAGACGATTAGGACATGTTTTGGCCTCTGGATTCCCTTCCTTTCTACCTGCTCCTTTAGCGGCCAGTAGCAGGGAGGGGAATCCCGATGCCTTTGCTTTGGTTAATAGTTCACGTTATATGTTTTAATCCTCGCAGGTGTGTCATCCAGGTGGAAGACAGTGTTTCTTCTTCAAGTTTATCTTTTGGGCTCTTATCCTCCTCGAATTTGTCCATCTGAATGTAGTCGACAGAGCTTTGACGTAAATTCTTATTGTCTCTTTAGAGCGGTGATGTAGGGTTTCTCGAGATTTGATGCCATATGTTTTAGATCTATGCAAGGGTTTCACCATGACAACTGCGCTCCAGGACATTGGTCTTTAGGGCTCGTGCACCAAGACTTTTCGACTGTCATCGACAAGGTCAAGTTAGCTCCGATAAGGAGCGACGCATCGGCGTCTCGTTCTGGTGGCAGTAGTGGTCAGATTTTTTTTTcgaaatctcaatgcattttttaTTATGTTTCAAATACTTTCATAATAAATCTGTTCATTTTCGTAAATTTTCGTAAAAAGAATAATCTTAGGCCAACTCCAATGCTAGACCCCATCCAGACGGCCATTTTGTGTGGATTTCGTCCGTCTAGGACACGAAAATGGACATGTGTGTCTGTTTGCGGTTGTGCTGCCATCGATGCGCCCAACTGGCTTGCCGCATCTCAAATTGTTCGCGTGTGCGGACTTGAATTTTGTTAAAAGGACAAGGCCCCGTTGCAAATAATATAAAGACATGAATAAAAACACGCCCACACTAGACAAGTTTTATGATtttttaattaaacataaaacataaaaaaGATAAGGTTGTTCGTCGCTCGTGAGGCCGTCGTCGTCTTCAGGAGCACCGTCCTACTCGTCGCCGTCATTGGTCAAATCGACGTACGAAGGCGACCGCCAAAGGTGGGATCGCAGCCCCTGCCAGACCAGAGGCACTGACACTAGTAGAGAaaggatctatagtcccggttgggAAGGGCCTTTAGTCCAGGTTCATCAACCGAGACTAATAAATAGAGACTAAAGCccttccccctttagtcccggttgaacaAGACCCGAGACTCAAAGTCCCACCACGTGGCAGCTATCGCGTGTCATGGTAAAAAAATAATGCCTCCCACCAATGCAACTTGGTGGATTCAAACTCAAGACCTCCTGTGTATTGTCCTACGCAGCTTACCACCCCACCTACACAAAACATGTGACTTGGGATGGGATGCTTTCCTTTTGAACTAGCCTATGGAGGACCTCTACTCCGGGTTGGtgttatcaaccgggactaaaaggtccttTAGTTCGGATTTataataccaaccgggactaaaggtagacCCTTTAGCCCGGGTTAGTGTtatcaaccaggactaaagggtcaaggcctttagtcccgcttggtaacacaaaccgagactaaaggtcccaCACCATCCGGCACTAAAGATGGcagttgtcggggggataaccccggggtaggctcatcaagcctgttccttcatttccggcccaatggacatgaacgtatgaagattcccaaggcccaagtcttctgaccggctaggcatcacctgccggctggaagacgaggcggccacctttctggctggCCGGGCAACCCTTGCCGGCTAggatccaggcggcctccccttcagagtcggcctggtcccgccagccggactgaggaggagctGGCCACACTCAAGCCGGCTAGCCggtcgaggatcacaagtcacatcagatcgtaggtcaggaagggacctcgcgattaaaggtagctacgcgtcagcaaaggtacatgatcagggcgcccggcaggtacgagtgtctgaaaggacgtggatgtcgcctagagggggggggtgaataggcgctttaaaataattaaggtttaggcttgaacaaatacggaataaaactagcgtttaatatgtcaagcacaaaacctacaaacaactaggctcacctatgtgcaccaacaacttatgctaagcaagataaacaactaagtaatagcaagatatattacaacaaacaatatgtctatcacaaagtaaagtgcataagtaaagggttcgggtaagagataaccgaggcacggggagacgatgatgtattccgaagttcacacccttgcggatgctaatctccgttggagcggtgtggaggcacaatgctccccaataagccactaaggccaccgtaatctcctcacgccctcgcacaatgcaagatgccgtgattacactaagggacccttgagggcggtcaccgaacccgtacaaatggcaaaccttggggcggtcaccgaacacgtacacgtggcaacccttgggggcggttaccggtacccgtataaattgctcggggcaatctccacaacctaattggagaccccaacgcttgcccggagcttcacaccacaatgattgagctccgagacaccaccaagcttctaggatgccaaagcatccacgaagaacaatatctagggtactaagtaccaaaggtagtaagcttctcaacttctcacttccacgtatcaccgtggagaactgaaaccggtgcaactaatgcaatggaaagaacacacgaagtggtcaagtccctcacactcaaatccctccacaacaacgaaagatatggagaaatatgagaggaagaacaaggagctcacaaagaactccaagatctagacccaaggggttcccctcacatagaggagaaagtgattggtggagatgtggatctagatctcctctctcttttccctcaagaacaagcaagaatcattggagggattgggagttagcaagctctaagaatgtcaacaatggaggtagaacaagagctcaacagatggataagaccaagggggaagaagaccccctttatatagtgggggaaggaatcagaccgttacccccacttatagcccgagcccagcggtactaccgctgaccctccggcggtactaccgctggcttcagcggtactaccgctgagcccatggtagcgcaaagatactaccgggccaaccaccgccaagaaagtcttcgcaaaaatgtccgacgcagtacaaccgcaaagatgacggtactaaaaacttggagcggtactaccgctggccaggggcggtactaccgctgggacaacggtactaccgccagctctagcggtactaccgctaggtccagcggtactaccgctagccactgaaacaaccataactttcgcatacgagctccgaatcgagcaaacccaagcttgttggattcaggacgacaagatctatccaaacagcgacaatcatatagagatgtgagtcctctatgaatgaagaaccagcaaaactccaacatcgaaaacatcgtagtagatgcatatggactccatttttgatgaactcgagcttgtcatgaagatgaccataagctctaaaactcacaaagagaaacaccaaacaagaaccaagaagtatgatgcaaggatgcaaatggtttgagctctcaatgaacgatacgatcaagctactcacttgagagccccccttgatagtacaacaatctatcctaaacagaaaacctatcaagggcaaaactataccttgcacctcgtcctcttgagctagatgatgatgatcttggcttcctcaagatggaccacctttcttgattgcgttggcttgatgaagactagttgattgctcccccatactcactatgggtgatccactcttcagcatatcttcacaagtccattgccaccacaatagacggcaagcttcaagcatgatatcttcgtgctgatccacttgaacttgcacaccgcaatcttgatgacgatcacaacttgacgtcatacttcatgggttgtatgagatcttccctttgacgcaagcccatggaaacacacctaacccccacatagaactctcatgaagaccatgggttagtacacaaacacgtaatggacaatgcttaccataccatgggatcacttgatccctctcggtacatcttgtacgctttgtgtgttgatcatcttgatttactctttgtctgagatcttgatcaaccttgtgtctctatgaccattctttggataactccttgaataccatcttggtcatcatataaactccttgaacccaacagatggacttcaagaagtgcctatggacaaattctataaatataacttaaggcaaccattagtccataggaattgtcattaattaccaaaaccacatatggagatatatgctctaacagcgtcggcggccacgccgccgacctaccctggctctgatccatcacctagcatagtgtcggaccatcacactcccactccattactacactcggcgtggggaacagtggaggcggtcgtactacctacccatgaagaatctcgcggggcgacgcttgacgtacaacgcgtgctcagcgtcagccttacgcgagagcctcattggtcagccggcgggtcccacaggcaatcgagatcatgcagccggcgggcccctcatcgacaagacaagacccttgtgggcccctggccagccggcgaagcagccagtcgggtcccacgcttgtatcccttatccatattgtaggtcggcgggttcgtctataacccCCCCGATCGCCCCCCCATGCAAAGGGGTCGATCACTctccagtcattcaacactacacactcaccaacccacagagagagagagaggtagagacgagccggctgctcccctcttcctcctgccaacacagctcgaggagcgacattgtactctgttcctatacatcaaacacaccagcatgattaggggtattatctctacggagagccctgaacctgggtacatcgtgcgtcccatgcgtgtaccaacctcgttcccagtgcCCACCTttttcccttcggttctcaccgactttagcctacctatggcatatgttgtgagtattcactcacatttggcgcccatcgtggggccgatcacggcatcggctggctttacgcgctgggcggggccccgcacctacaccaccggatgcatcgcgtccggatcagcttgcatgcccgtggagcccgccttcgatgaggcgacacccatgatgatcgacgtccccgtccgccatgcggattcagacgaagattctgatgacgaggcgctccctagcatcgtcgtcactgctatggagaacctcagcgttctctttagcgaccttcgcctcaacgacggcccgcgctacttcggcgaggactacgatgttgaggcgctctgcgccagcttcagcaggctctctatcgctgagatgcctgcccacgacgtttacgccagtaacgtcctcatcttcgatggccctccgccgtcgctggggttcttcaccccataccacgtcgctgtcgtctccaacaccgtggaggtgatggttatcggcgctggcaccagcacggctcctgGCAAGGCCTCCGCATGCGCTGTCGAGCCCGCTGCCGCCCccgctgatactcttcgggacgccatcaccggcctgaagacacccgtcaccACTTATGCCGACCTTgctgacgctcgggcctcgctggaggaggcccgCAAGcccat
This window encodes:
- the LOC123425160 gene encoding anaphase-promoting complex subunit 13 isoform X1, translated to MGGLEQDQSLSLGVLIDIVDEQWMRDTLPADDIPVPPAMAVKTEDTEDPAPATARIILYPTDQESQPAQGDVWRDFALENI
- the LOC123425160 gene encoding anaphase-promoting complex subunit 13 isoform X2; its protein translation is MGGLEQDQSLSLGVLIDIVDEQWMRDTLPADDIPVPPAMAVKTEDTEDPAPATANQESQPAQGDVWRDFALENI